The window GAGAAACTCACCGTATTTTTCCATGTTTCCGTCAAAATCACTGAGGCAAAGCTGGAAAAGGTGATTTTCAAAACCATCGGCTTTTTCATCTATATAAGTCAGTTTATCAAGTCTTATGGCGTCTTTTCTCAATAAGTTTATCTCTTGTCTCACTTTTTCAACTTTTTCTAGTGAAACTCCGAAATTATCCATAAATTTACTTATCTCTCTTTTTACCGATTCTCTAGTGTGGCAGTGGGGAAATGCAAAGGGGTGTCCCTTTACTCCCTTACTTTTTAGAACTTCTAAGAGAACCTTTGTGTTTGAACAGTCTCCCTCTGTGACCCCTATAATCTCAGTAATATTATTTTCTAGGCACGCCCCGTATATACCCTTTATCCAGGCACACATACTCTTTGGGAATCCGTCCCTTTCAGCTATATCTATATATTTATAATACTCATCAGAAGTTATAAAAAGGTTGTTTAGGTCTACGGGTGTATATCCTGCAGCTATTAAAACTTCTGTGGGTACTGTTGTTGTTATCCCTATCTTCTTCATGTGACTCCTTTCTGTGTAAAATAAAAAAAGGCAGAAAATTCTGCCCTAGACAAACGAAAACTCAGTTCTTGAGATTCCTCAAAAACTTAGCCCTAGTTTTGTTTAGAGACAGGATGGTACAAATAAACTGTCTATT is drawn from Ilyobacter polytropus DSM 2926 and contains these coding sequences:
- a CDS encoding 2-hydroxyacyl-CoA dehydratase family protein, whose product is MKKIGITTTVPTEVLIAAGYTPVDLNNLFITSDEYYKYIDIAERDGFPKSMCAWIKGIYGACLENNITEIIGVTEGDCSNTKVLLEVLKSKGVKGHPFAFPHCHTRESVKREISKFMDNFGVSLEKVEKVRQEINLLRKDAIRLDKLTYIDEKADGFENHLFQLCLSDFDGNMEKYGEFLKEKINQIEKRDKNPKKLRLGYLGVPPMQGDLHHFVEKFDARFVYNEVQREFAFPRAIEAENIFEQYYDYTYPYDIEYRLKDILEQVKLRKLDGIVHYTQAFCHRAIEDIILKEKLDIPVMNIEGDKHNSLDARTKLRLEAFLDMLHDLKS